A region of the Macrobrachium nipponense isolate FS-2020 chromosome 14, ASM1510439v2, whole genome shotgun sequence genome:
TGAACTCATCTCTTACCGTCTGTCCtctcggcatatatatatatatatatatatatatatatatatatatatatatatatatatatatatatatatatatatatatatatatatatatatatatcagtcgatgcaaggtgaaggacaatcctttattcccattatttgtactttattgtcgcgacgtttcaagacataaaagtcccattatcaagctaaaaaaaaaaaggataaaacaaaagttaaaatcataaactcggaatacatactaaaagattaaaaagtttacaaatataaaaagcaagtacaagagtagggaggagtcaataccataaggtgctgtaacgcacagaccgagtgacaattcgggccgggtcagcttcgacttgaactcacgagagatacagaggtgttgaggaagactgggtgttttaactgcggaacgagttgtttaatcaTCCGACTTCTACGGTTTCTTCGACGTCTTCCTTAAAAGACGACCATGATGTCTTCCAAGTCCTTCCTTTGCAAGTCGGGAACTGTGGCGTCTAAGGAAGGGTAACCCACTGGAAGGAGCAGCAGCAGCTTCTCGTTGGACGGGCGTCCCAGCAGGTCCTCAGTTGGGGCCCACAGTTCAGAGGCGTCGAGGTCAGGGTCACCAATCCGGCATAGTGAATTGCAGAGAGCATGATGCCGCCGGCCAGGCTGTCGAGATCTCGTGGTAGTAGTGGTTCCTCTTCCTTCCGTCGGGCAAGATGCCGTAGGTCTGCTTGAAGATGAGAATGAGCCAGGGAGCCTCCGTCAGGTATTCCTTCACCCAGTTGGTCTTCAGTGCCTTCAGGTCATTCACCCACTGGCTACCCATTCTCTTGGTGTAGTTGACTTCTTCCTCTGCCTCAACAATGCGTCTAACTTCGTAacaaaatttctaccatgaattgaaactgtcaatagaaagtttttttcctgcaattgaattaaaactaataccttgcaacccaatgaatatcagtctctgttaaacacaaggagaaactcagtccactgatgacctcaggagtcgtatatttatttaattgccctagatgtaatctagggaagtacgtcggctccacacggaggttactcaaagtgagattagattctcatcgaggcgttagttatagaacaggtgtcaattaactaatcctgagttttcatgtatacgcgagcataacaagaaatgtaaacatgacttgaattacaaagattttaaattataggccaatccctaacgaacatcatttagctattttagaatcacttttcattaaacaactcgttccgcagttaaacacccagtcttcctcaacacctctgtatctctcgtgagttcaagtcgaagctgacccggcccgaattgtcactcggtctgttgcttacagcaccttatggtattgactcctccctactcttgtacttgctttttatatttgtaaactttttaatcttttgtatgtatttccggagtttatgattttaacttttgttttatcctttttttagcttgataatggacttttatgtcttgaaacgttcgcgacaataaagtacaaataatgggaataaaggattgtccttcaccttgcatcgactgctgtctactggttgatagaaccgccttcaattttaactatatatatatatacatatatataatatatatatatatatatatatatatatatatatatatatatatatatatatatatatatatatatatatatatatatatatatatatatatatatatatatatatatatattatatatatatatatatatatatagacataaatatatacatatatatatacatacatatatatatatatatatatatatatatatatatatatatatatatatatatatatatatataatatatatatatcatatgtatatatatatatatatatatatgtatatatatatatatatatatatatatatatatatatatatatatatatatatatatatatatagatatatatattatacatatatatatatatatatatatatatatatagtatatatatatatatatatatatatatatatatatagcatatatatatatatatataatatatatacatatatatatatatatatatatatatatatatatatatatatatatatatatatatatatatatatatatacatatatatatatatatatatctatatatatatatatatatatatatatatatatatatatatatatatatatatatattatatattatatatatatatatatatatatatatatatatatgcatatatatatatatatatatatatatatatatataaatatatatatatatatatatatatatatagtatatatatatatatatatatatatatatatatatatatatatattatatatttatatatctatatatatgtgtatatatatatagcgagtgCCAAGGCGAGCAGTAACGTCGTGAGAAGTTATCCGTTGTCCACAGTGCGGGCGAAAAGTCGCAAAAGCTCGGTCATgaactcttcttctttctcttaccGTCTGTCCTCTcggcatactatatatatatatatatatatatatatatatatatatatatatatatatatatatatatatatatatatatatatatatagatatagatacatatatatatatataatatatataatatatatatatatatatataatatatatatatatatatatatatatatctttatatatatattagtatatgtatatatatatatataatatatatatatatatatatatatatatatatataagtatatatatatatatatatatatatgatatatatatatatatatatatatatatatatatatatatatatatatatatatatatattttatatatatatatagatatagtagatatatatatatatatatatatatatatatatatatatatatatatatatatatatgtatatatttatatatatatgtatatatatatatatatatctagatatatatatatatatatatatatattatatatactatatatatatatatatatataatatatttatttatatatatatatatagaatatatatatatatatatatatatatatattatatatgcatatatatatatatatatatatatattatatatatatatatatatatatatatatatattatatatctatatatgtgtatatatatatatatatatatatatatagatatatatatatatatatatatatacatatatatatatatatatgcatatatatatatatatatatatatatatatatatatatatatatatatatatatatatatatatatatatatatatatatatatatatatatatatataaatatatatatatatatatagtatatatatatatatatatatctatatatatatatatgtatatatatatatatatatatatatatatatatatatatatatatatatatattatatatgtagatatatgtatatatatatatatatatatatatatatatatagtatatatatatatatatatatatatgtatatacacacatacacacacacacacacacatatatatatatatatatatatatatatatatatatatatatatatatatatatatatatatatagatatatatattatatatatatatgatatatatacacacacatacacacacacacacatatatagatagataatatagatatatatatatatatatatatatatatatatagatatatatatatatatatatatgtatatatatatatatatatatatatatatatatataatatatatatatatatataattaattccacaaaatcctctaaccatctgatctcttttcagagccaaaAGACAGAGTCAAGCCCgcctttgatgtccaacatagtaatataaatacacttgtcccatGATGTAttggggtacttatgttggatgcacgaagaagCTGCtgcaagtccgtttctgcgcccacaaaagGAGTCATTTTCCGAATCATgatgcaaactatccaatccaGAGCTATTTAGCATCCGTAATCacactattacctgtcgctcccgcttggacattggtgattttaaaattattggatcagccaataaagttgatgagcttttaacactggaatccattttaatcaaaaccaatgtaccgaatttaaatcccaagtcctcgtcagttcagttgttcatagcctaacTACTCTCTCGACTTTTgtttagttttgtgtgtgtgtgtgtgtttttttttcctctctctctctctctctctctctctctctctctctctctctctctctctcctcgctctgtccttcagtcactttCTAACTTTTACTATGGCAGGTGGTCTCTCCAACCTAATGTTttgttgtacagtaatttttacattttaaatgttttagtattttagtgtccattttaaatattgtaccgtATTTTATTGGTGACAAGTCTTAGGTCGTTGTATTCATATTCAATTCCCCAGCCTGAAAagtgcatcgaagcgatgtgaaacgtcgcaataaattatttatgctaaaacatgcctttacctctccgcctagtgatatatatatatatatatatatatatatatatatatatatatatatatatatgatatatatatatatatatatatatatatatatatatatatatatacatacatatatatatatatatatatatatatatatgatatatatatatatatatatatatatatctatatatatatatatatatatatatctatatatatatatatatatatatatatatatatatatatatatatatatatatataggatatatatagataatatattgatatatagatatatatatatatatatatatatatatatatatatatatatatatatatatatatatatatatatatatatatatatatatatatatatatatatatatatatatatatatataaactgaaacaACGAACTTCAAGAGTCAAATTATAAGTAGGAATTAGTTAATTACAAAATAgtcaataaaataatatgaaagtgtACCTACGTCTCTTTACTAAGATTCGAGGCAGCTATCGCTTTAATACTGAATAATGGAGACAACACACCACAGCTTTGGTTTGTCCCTTCGAGGCCAAAAGTAATAGTGATTGGGGAGTCCTTgattaaaacattttttgttaGTTGATAAATGCAAGTACAAATAACTTAAGTAAG
Encoded here:
- the LOC135226286 gene encoding LOW QUALITY PROTEIN: iodotyrosine deiodinase-like (The sequence of the model RefSeq protein was modified relative to this genomic sequence to represent the inferred CDS: inserted 2 bases in 2 codons), with the translated sequence MGKQQYGFMRGRGTVNAIFIKFCYEVRRIVEAEEEVNYTKRMGSQWVNDLKALKTNWVKEYLTEAPWLILIFKQTYGILPDGRKRNHYYHEISTAXAGGIMLSAIHYAGLVTLTSTPLNCGPQLRXLLGRPSNEKLLLLLPVGYPSLDATVPDLQRKDLEDIMVVF